From the genome of Vibrio porteresiae DSM 19223, one region includes:
- a CDS encoding MFS transporter, with amino-acid sequence MSRSDTMVDAPHHLLSLGKILLFAITGGLAVGNLYWAQPLLVTIAATLDAPVQLMGGLITATQIGYALGILLIVPLGDSLNRKRLIPSVMLCSVVALLLCASANSFISLAIAMALLGLTTVSGQLITPLASELAPPDQRGNIVGIIVSGILTGILLSRSISGLVADVFGWRAIYFAAALTMLLLSIALYRAIPQQKPKPQVAYFSLLVSVITTVRTYRAAQITLLIGALSFFAFSTLWTGITFLLSASPFEYSLSQIGMVGLVGLAGALVARKVGGLHDRGQSYQGLLIGLGLAIFALLMTFFRPDSIYVLLVAILVFDVGIQMLNVLNQTRLLTIAPHARNRLNTAFVSCNFVGGAIGSALAGLLWNNGGWKTLTLTCLSALIVALILVTSSRKWLSTVTGHDK; translated from the coding sequence ATGTCCCGCTCTGACACAATGGTCGACGCACCACACCATTTGCTCTCGCTAGGCAAAATTTTACTGTTCGCCATCACTGGCGGGCTTGCGGTCGGTAATCTTTACTGGGCACAACCACTGCTGGTAACCATTGCCGCCACTCTCGACGCTCCAGTGCAATTGATGGGGGGATTAATTACCGCCACACAAATCGGTTATGCCCTCGGGATTTTACTGATAGTACCTTTAGGCGACTCACTGAACCGCAAGCGGCTGATTCCCTCGGTCATGTTGTGCTCTGTTGTGGCGCTTCTTCTATGCGCCAGCGCCAATAGTTTTATCTCGTTGGCTATTGCTATGGCGTTACTGGGATTGACTACGGTGTCTGGTCAATTAATCACACCGCTTGCCAGCGAATTAGCACCACCGGATCAACGAGGCAACATCGTTGGAATCATTGTATCCGGTATACTGACAGGCATTTTGTTGTCGCGATCGATTAGCGGTTTGGTCGCGGATGTTTTTGGTTGGCGGGCTATCTATTTCGCCGCCGCACTCACTATGCTACTACTCTCCATCGCCCTTTATCGGGCAATACCGCAGCAAAAGCCCAAACCCCAGGTTGCCTATTTTTCCTTATTGGTTTCGGTTATCACCACCGTTCGCACCTACCGCGCTGCTCAGATCACCTTGCTGATTGGTGCTTTGTCTTTCTTTGCCTTTTCAACCCTGTGGACCGGCATCACTTTTTTACTTAGCGCTTCACCGTTTGAGTATTCATTAAGTCAAATCGGCATGGTCGGTTTAGTAGGACTTGCTGGGGCCTTAGTTGCTCGCAAAGTGGGAGGATTACACGACCGAGGTCAGAGTTATCAAGGCTTACTTATCGGTTTAGGATTGGCGATTTTTGCCCTGCTTATGACGTTTTTTCGTCCGGACTCTATCTACGTTCTATTGGTGGCTATTTTGGTCTTCGATGTAGGCATTCAAATGCTCAACGTCCTCAACCAAACACGCCTGCTGACCATCGCGCCGCATGCAAGAAATCGCCTCAACACCGCTTTTGTTTCCTGCAACTTTGTTGGCGGCGCAATAGGTTCCGCTCTTGCTGGCCTGCTCTGGAATAACGGCGGCTGGAAAACATTAACACTCACCTGTCTTAGCGCATTGATCGTCGCGTTGATTCTGGTGACCAGCAGTCGAAAATGGCTGAGCACGGTGACGGGGCATGACAAGTAG
- the yghU gene encoding glutathione-dependent disulfide-bond oxidoreductase: MAQHYIPPQVWSIELDDDKTISAANRPTSGARFEQPLPKGIHALQLYSMGTPNGQKVTIMLEELLALGIHQAEYDAFLIAIGKGDQFGSGFVDINPNSKIPALVDYSQPEPIPIFESGHILLYLAEKFDRLLPRNLMEKTTVLNWLFWLQGSAPYVGGGFGHFYYFAQEKLEYPINRFTMETKRQLDVLDKQLAKHPYVAGEHYSIADIAIWPWFGNLVLGNLYNATEFLQVNDYPHLLKWAQMINSRPAVQRGRIVNRLMGEEWEKLTERHSASDIDQVLSKKPQ; this comes from the coding sequence ATGGCTCAACACTATATTCCACCCCAAGTTTGGTCGATTGAACTCGATGATGACAAAACAATCAGCGCAGCTAATCGCCCAACTTCAGGGGCTCGATTTGAGCAACCGCTGCCCAAAGGGATACATGCATTACAGCTCTACTCAATGGGAACGCCGAACGGGCAGAAAGTCACCATTATGCTTGAGGAGCTACTGGCGCTGGGGATTCACCAAGCGGAATATGATGCGTTCTTAATTGCGATTGGTAAGGGAGATCAATTTGGCTCAGGCTTTGTCGATATCAATCCCAACTCGAAAATCCCTGCATTGGTTGACTACTCACAACCTGAACCGATTCCTATTTTTGAATCAGGCCATATTTTGCTTTATCTCGCCGAAAAATTTGACCGTTTGCTCCCTCGCAATTTGATGGAAAAAACTACTGTGTTGAACTGGCTATTTTGGTTGCAAGGATCGGCCCCCTACGTTGGTGGCGGCTTTGGCCACTTTTATTATTTTGCTCAAGAGAAACTGGAGTATCCGATTAATCGTTTCACCATGGAAACCAAACGCCAATTGGATGTTCTGGATAAGCAATTAGCCAAACACCCCTATGTAGCGGGCGAGCACTATAGCATTGCGGATATTGCGATATGGCCTTGGTTTGGCAACCTCGTTTTAGGCAATTTATATAATGCGACTGAATTTTTGCAAGTCAATGATTACCCACATCTTTTGAAATGGGCCCAGATGATCAATTCACGACCAGCCGTGCAAAGAGGACGTATTGTAAATCGCTTGATGGGCGAAGAGTGGGAAAAACTGACCGAAAGGCACTCAGCTTCGGATATTGACCAAGTGTTAAGCAAAAAGCCTCAATAG
- a CDS encoding sugar ABC transporter permease yields MNTSIKRSKRIRLTLSYLLIFVVCVIIIYPLIWTVGASFYPGNSIMGDSIIPEHPTLAHYATLFANDRVAYLQWYWNSLKISVLTMVLTLISVCCTAYAFSRFRFKGRENGLMLFLLLQMIPQFSALIAIFVLAQMLGLINSHLALVLVYVGGMIPMNTYLMKGYLDAIPKDLDESAKMDGAGHFRIFIEIILPISKPIIAVVALFSFTGPLGDFILATTILRSPENYTLPIGLYNLVVEKMGASYTTYAAGAVLISIPVALLYLSLQKYFVSGLTAGSTKG; encoded by the coding sequence ATGAATACGAGTATTAAACGCAGTAAGCGAATTCGGTTGACCTTAAGTTACTTACTGATTTTTGTGGTGTGCGTGATCATTATTTATCCATTGATTTGGACAGTTGGTGCATCGTTTTATCCCGGTAACAGCATTATGGGGGATTCGATTATCCCTGAGCATCCGACCTTGGCGCACTACGCCACCTTGTTTGCCAATGATCGTGTGGCGTATCTGCAGTGGTATTGGAACAGCTTAAAAATCAGCGTGTTGACCATGGTTCTTACCTTGATAAGTGTTTGCTGTACCGCGTATGCCTTTTCGCGTTTTCGCTTTAAAGGCCGTGAAAATGGACTGATGCTGTTTTTATTGTTGCAGATGATTCCACAGTTCTCGGCGTTAATTGCGATCTTTGTGTTGGCGCAGATGCTGGGGTTGATTAATAGCCATCTTGCGTTGGTATTGGTTTACGTAGGCGGCATGATTCCAATGAACACCTACCTGATGAAAGGCTACTTAGATGCCATTCCCAAGGATTTGGATGAGTCAGCCAAAATGGATGGAGCAGGGCATTTTCGCATCTTTATCGAGATCATCTTGCCAATATCCAAACCGATTATTGCGGTGGTTGCGCTGTTCTCTTTCACAGGACCATTGGGTGACTTCATTTTGGCGACCACAATATTGCGCTCGCCAGAAAACTACACCTTGCCCATCGGGCTGTATAACTTGGTCGTGGAAAAAATGGGCGCGAGTTACACCACGTATGCTGCAGGCGCAGTGCTCATCTCCATCCCAGTGGCGTTGCTCTATTTATCATTGCAAAAATATTTCGTTTCAGGACTGACTGCCGGCAGTACCAAAGGTTAA
- a CDS encoding sugar ABC transporter permease, translated as MSELYGDSSTHGERASSHRFIAALLGVIPGFGQFYNRQFAKGGAFFIFLFSFVGVSHDFLQHGLWGLITLGEKLPEDNSIFLLAGGIISVIIGAFGLLIYALSIIDAYHNGKLRDEGQELNSVRKQFRNIVEAGFPYLMTTPAFILLVFVVVFPIIFGFAIGFTNYNLYNTPPAKLVDWVGLKNFINIFKVNLWRNTFVDVLQWTVVWTLLATTLQCSVGILLAILVNQKDLKFKPLIRTIFILPWAVPGFVTILIFTGMFNDTFGVINNVILHFFGIDPKPWLTDPFWTKTALIMIQTWLGFPFVFAMTTGVLQAIPGDLYEAATMDGASKFQQLRTITLPLVLYSIAPILITQYTFNFNNFNIIYLFNNGEPAVIGSNAGGTDILVSWIYKLTMSSSQYSIASAITLLLSIFVVGIALWQFRMTSSFKSERR; from the coding sequence ATGTCTGAGTTATATGGAGATTCCTCTACACACGGTGAGAGGGCAAGCTCTCACCGCTTTATTGCCGCGTTATTGGGTGTTATTCCTGGCTTTGGTCAGTTTTATAATCGTCAATTTGCGAAAGGTGGAGCCTTCTTTATATTTTTATTCAGTTTTGTTGGGGTAAGTCATGACTTTTTACAGCATGGGCTGTGGGGTCTGATTACTCTTGGCGAAAAATTGCCCGAGGATAACTCAATATTCCTTCTGGCTGGCGGGATTATTTCCGTCATTATTGGGGCGTTTGGGTTATTAATTTATGCTCTGAGCATTATTGATGCTTATCACAATGGTAAGTTGCGTGATGAAGGGCAAGAGCTGAATTCTGTACGCAAGCAGTTTCGTAATATTGTGGAAGCTGGCTTCCCATATTTGATGACAACGCCCGCATTTATTTTGTTGGTATTTGTGGTGGTTTTCCCGATTATTTTTGGCTTTGCAATCGGTTTCACTAACTATAACTTGTACAACACGCCACCAGCGAAATTGGTCGATTGGGTGGGGCTTAAAAACTTTATCAATATTTTTAAAGTCAATTTATGGCGCAATACCTTTGTGGATGTATTGCAATGGACCGTGGTGTGGACGTTATTAGCCACCACGTTGCAATGCTCTGTCGGGATATTATTGGCGATTTTGGTCAACCAAAAAGATCTGAAATTCAAGCCACTGATTCGCACGATTTTTATTTTGCCTTGGGCTGTTCCTGGCTTTGTGACGATTTTGATTTTTACTGGGATGTTTAACGACACCTTTGGGGTCATCAATAACGTTATTTTGCACTTCTTTGGCATCGATCCTAAGCCTTGGCTGACCGATCCATTCTGGACTAAAACGGCGTTAATCATGATTCAAACGTGGTTGGGTTTTCCGTTCGTGTTTGCCATGACCACTGGGGTGTTACAAGCGATTCCTGGCGACTTATATGAAGCTGCCACCATGGATGGCGCGAGCAAGTTCCAACAGCTGCGCACCATTACTTTGCCTTTGGTTTTGTACTCAATTGCGCCGATTTTGATCACTCAATACACGTTTAACTTCAATAACTTCAACATTATTTATCTGTTTAACAATGGTGAGCCAGCGGTGATAGGCAGTAATGCAGGTGGTACGGATATCTTGGTCTCTTGGATTTACAAACTGACCATGTCTTCATCGCAATATTCGATTGCTTCGGCCATTACTTTGTTGCTCTCCATCTTTGTGGTCGGCATTGCGTTGTGGCAGTTCAGAATGACCAGCTCATTTAAATCAGAAAGAAGGTAA
- a CDS encoding extracellular solute-binding protein — MTSSVFAKNKLLIWEDIQKSKGNEEAVKLFEQQNDVDVQVKELPYGGQIEALRMDGPAGTGPDVILIPNDQIGGAVIQGLITPLTVPQKVLDTFTQSSLNALTYQGKLYGIPKSVETIVMIYNKDLVPKLPDSMDGIYDLSKKFVAEGKYGFIAKWDELYYTYGILNGMGGDVFAKKADGSYDSEKILLNTKGAVKGAEYIQKFYHDGLFPTGIVGNNGLNAIDSLFTSKRAAIVETGPWSFKPYEEAGINYGVAPLPMLPNGKPMGSFMGVKSYSISYYSKNKELAEKYIEFINNYDNAKRRFVLTGEVPALKALVDDPVIKNNEGARAVAIQSARATSMPSIPEMNEVWNPANNALQLIATGKQAPKAALDGAVNAINMQIEANHAMMGN; from the coding sequence ATGACTTCATCTGTTTTCGCCAAAAATAAGTTACTGATATGGGAAGATATTCAAAAGTCCAAAGGTAACGAAGAGGCAGTTAAATTATTTGAACAACAAAATGATGTCGATGTTCAAGTAAAAGAGCTGCCTTATGGTGGTCAGATTGAAGCATTACGTATGGATGGCCCAGCAGGCACTGGCCCAGATGTCATCCTTATTCCTAATGACCAGATTGGTGGTGCGGTTATTCAAGGTTTAATTACCCCACTGACCGTACCGCAGAAGGTGTTAGATACCTTTACCCAATCGTCACTAAATGCTCTGACGTACCAAGGCAAACTGTATGGTATTCCAAAATCAGTGGAAACCATCGTAATGATATACAACAAAGACTTAGTGCCTAAATTGCCCGATAGCATGGATGGCATTTACGATTTGTCGAAGAAATTTGTAGCCGAGGGTAAATACGGTTTTATCGCGAAATGGGATGAGCTCTATTACACCTATGGCATTTTAAATGGTATGGGCGGCGATGTGTTCGCGAAGAAAGCCGATGGCTCATACGATTCTGAAAAGATTCTGCTTAATACCAAAGGCGCGGTAAAAGGTGCTGAATACATTCAGAAATTTTACCATGATGGACTATTCCCAACCGGGATTGTGGGCAACAACGGCTTGAATGCGATTGACTCGTTGTTTACCTCAAAACGTGCTGCCATTGTTGAAACTGGGCCATGGTCGTTCAAACCGTATGAAGAGGCAGGTATCAACTATGGGGTAGCGCCACTGCCAATGTTGCCTAACGGCAAGCCGATGGGGTCATTCATGGGCGTGAAGAGCTACAGCATTTCTTACTACTCTAAAAACAAAGAGTTAGCAGAGAAATACATTGAGTTCATCAACAACTATGACAACGCGAAACGTCGTTTTGTGTTAACCGGTGAAGTTCCTGCGCTCAAAGCCTTGGTGGACGATCCTGTGATCAAAAATAACGAAGGTGCTCGCGCGGTGGCAATTCAATCCGCTCGCGCTACCTCAATGCCATCGATTCCAGAAATGAATGAAGTTTGGAACCCAGCCAATAATGCGTTGCAGTTAATTGCGACTGGCAAACAGGCACCAAAAGCGGCATTAGATGGCGCAGTGAATGCCATTAATATGCAAATAGAGGCTAACCACGCCATGATGGGGAATTAA
- a CDS encoding acyltransferase → MSVTIQHVIEGFTNRELDTPERQAFANQLFQEAIQICMELNCQYHTPEQLITIMSRLTGKPVDESFRLFPPFYTDFGKNISIGTDVFINSGCHFQDQGGITIGDHSLIGHKVVLATINHDLNPTNNRINHYAPIHIGQHVWIGSNATVLPGVTIGDWAVIAAGAVVAKDVPAYTVVGGVPAKVLKTVESAEHF, encoded by the coding sequence GTGTCAGTCACTATTCAACACGTCATTGAGGGGTTTACCAACCGCGAATTAGACACACCAGAGCGACAAGCATTCGCCAACCAACTGTTTCAAGAAGCCATTCAAATCTGCATGGAACTCAATTGCCAATACCACACGCCAGAACAGCTGATCACCATCATGTCACGTTTAACCGGTAAACCCGTTGATGAGTCATTTCGTTTGTTTCCCCCGTTCTACACCGACTTTGGAAAAAACATCTCGATTGGCACGGATGTTTTCATTAACTCAGGTTGTCATTTTCAAGATCAGGGCGGGATTACCATCGGAGATCATTCATTGATTGGGCATAAAGTGGTGCTAGCAACCATCAATCATGATCTCAACCCAACCAATAACCGAATAAATCACTATGCCCCGATCCACATTGGGCAACACGTCTGGATAGGCTCAAATGCCACCGTGTTGCCAGGCGTCACTATCGGTGATTGGGCGGTGATTGCTGCAGGTGCAGTTGTAGCCAAAGATGTCCCCGCTTATACCGTCGTCGGTGGTGTTCCCGCCAAAGTACTCAAAACAGTTGAGAGCGCAGAGCATTTTTGA
- a CDS encoding LacI family DNA-binding transcriptional regulator, producing MLPILTSLSDQKLYRLLNITVYLYRGLPLTTLKDISIRTNVSTSTISRVINQDQTLSISEAKRHEILSTVEKLGYVSPKQRKAKQADPQLHTSDDSAHPLELVMVNFLDPVREISDPYFTSIRVGIENTCFKNKIAVRTIRRDMIEKSAHLLSKPKAVIAVGHFNQREIELLYQYNQNLIFVDSNPLGIKTDSVLFDRYAAARELVNLIIASGAKYPAFIGNDESRLHVFRQLMQERNLYHAEHCVVSKEFCIESGYQAMSQILDTEHQPDVVFAATDVVAMGVYRAIYERELSIPNDIKVVGMNDISTSAHMNPSLSTMRLYPMEMGETAVELFLELIHGRKVKKMVHLGYDFIQRESF from the coding sequence ATGTTACCTATCCTAACCTCCCTCAGTGACCAAAAGTTGTACCGTTTACTGAACATCACGGTTTATTTGTATAGAGGGTTACCTTTGACCACGCTAAAAGATATCTCCATTCGTACCAATGTCTCGACGTCTACGATCTCTCGGGTCATTAACCAAGACCAAACTTTGTCTATTTCTGAGGCAAAGCGGCATGAAATTCTCTCCACAGTGGAAAAACTTGGCTACGTTTCGCCAAAGCAACGCAAAGCCAAGCAGGCGGATCCACAGTTGCACACCAGCGACGACAGCGCCCATCCGCTCGAATTGGTAATGGTGAATTTTCTCGACCCAGTGCGCGAAATTTCCGATCCCTACTTCACCTCCATTCGTGTGGGGATTGAAAATACCTGTTTCAAAAACAAAATTGCCGTGCGTACCATTCGCCGCGATATGATTGAAAAAAGTGCTCATTTGTTGAGTAAACCCAAAGCGGTTATCGCTGTTGGCCATTTCAATCAGCGCGAAATAGAGCTGCTCTATCAATACAATCAGAACCTGATTTTTGTTGATTCAAATCCACTTGGAATCAAAACCGATTCCGTCCTTTTTGACCGCTATGCCGCCGCACGTGAGTTAGTCAACTTAATCATCGCCAGTGGCGCTAAATACCCGGCATTTATTGGTAATGATGAATCGCGGCTGCATGTGTTTCGCCAGCTAATGCAAGAGCGCAACCTTTATCACGCTGAGCACTGTGTGGTGAGCAAAGAGTTTTGTATTGAATCTGGCTATCAAGCCATGTCGCAAATATTGGATACCGAGCATCAGCCCGACGTGGTGTTTGCCGCAACCGATGTGGTTGCCATGGGGGTTTATCGAGCTATTTATGAGCGCGAGTTGAGTATTCCTAACGATATCAAAGTGGTGGGAATGAACGATATTTCCACTTCTGCGCACATGAATCCTAGCTTATCAACCATGCGACTCTACCCAATGGAAATGGGCGAAACCGCCGTTGAGCTGTTTCTTGAACTGATCCACGGTAGAAAAGTGAAAAAGATGGTGCATCTTGGCTACGATTTTATCCAGCGGGAGAGTTTTTAA
- a CDS encoding NAD(P)-dependent alcohol dehydrogenase, translating to MNEETDKQRRKVLKLTGAIGIGAMLSSPFNVFASEPNRRIPSRGYAAFDESGVLKPWTFERRPVGDNDILIDIKFASICHSDIHQEKGHWGKQQYPQVPGHEIVGIVSAVGKNVSKFKVGDRAGVGCMCGNHYHHHDTDEEQYNADTLFTYGFPDDRSPTGITQGGYSNNIVVEEDFAVHIPQSVSFQEAVPLLCAGITTYSPLMRADIKPGMKVGVAGIGGLGHLAVKIAVSKGAEVYAFTTSPTKVKDILAFGAKEAIVVDDLAKLQPYHGQLDYVISTIPYDFNVAAYAAVVKPYGTFTQVGMPINSEVTMSALYLAFSRVNFNASLIGGMKETQEVVNYCASHNVLPNIEMINANQINQAWENVVDKKARYRYVIDASTF from the coding sequence ATGAATGAAGAGACAGATAAACAGAGAAGAAAAGTATTAAAACTCACAGGAGCGATAGGCATTGGTGCAATGCTCTCAAGCCCTTTCAATGTCTTCGCCAGTGAGCCGAATCGGCGTATTCCATCGCGCGGTTACGCTGCATTTGATGAATCTGGGGTGCTAAAACCTTGGACCTTTGAACGTCGACCAGTGGGCGATAACGATATTCTTATCGACATCAAGTTCGCCAGTATTTGCCACTCCGATATCCACCAAGAAAAGGGGCACTGGGGTAAACAGCAATACCCACAAGTGCCCGGCCATGAAATCGTCGGCATTGTTTCTGCGGTAGGGAAAAACGTTTCAAAATTCAAAGTGGGTGATCGGGCTGGTGTGGGTTGTATGTGCGGAAATCACTATCACCACCATGATACCGATGAAGAACAATACAACGCTGATACTCTATTTACCTATGGTTTCCCTGACGATCGCTCGCCGACTGGCATCACTCAAGGCGGGTACTCCAACAATATCGTGGTCGAAGAAGATTTTGCGGTACACATTCCGCAAAGTGTCAGCTTTCAAGAAGCCGTGCCGCTACTTTGCGCAGGCATTACCACCTACTCACCACTGATGCGTGCCGACATTAAACCCGGCATGAAAGTGGGTGTCGCGGGGATTGGTGGCTTAGGCCATCTTGCCGTGAAAATCGCCGTATCTAAAGGTGCGGAAGTGTACGCGTTCACCACCAGCCCAACCAAAGTCAAAGACATTCTTGCCTTCGGCGCCAAAGAAGCCATCGTGGTTGACGACCTCGCCAAACTCCAGCCATACCATGGTCAACTGGATTATGTCATCTCCACTATCCCTTACGACTTTAACGTTGCTGCCTATGCAGCTGTGGTGAAACCGTACGGAACATTTACGCAAGTTGGGATGCCGATCAATTCAGAAGTCACCATGAGCGCACTCTATTTGGCCTTTTCCCGCGTTAATTTCAATGCGTCATTAATTGGTGGCATGAAAGAAACCCAAGAAGTGGTGAATTACTGCGCCAGCCATAATGTGCTGCCGAATATTGAGATGATCAACGCTAACCAAATCAACCAAGCATGGGAAAACGTTGTCGATAAAAAAGCCCGCTATCGATATGTCATTGATGCGAGCACTTTTTAG
- a CDS encoding ABC transporter ATP-binding protein, which produces MASINLAELTKRFGDTETIHNVNLAIENGEFVVFVGPSGCGKSTLLRMIAGLEDISSGELKINGQVMNDVPPSQRGVAMVFQSYALYPHMSVKDNMGYSLKVKKMPKAEIDKKVALVAKALQLEALLDRKPAQLSGGQRQRVAIGRAIIRDPEVFLFDEPLSNLDAELRVEMRLHIAKLHNDLKATMVYVTHDQVEAMTLADKIVVLRDGRIEQVGSPMELYYHPQNLFVAGFIGSPKMNFINAKCVSWHEDALVLDTGFGNAHMTLPIHVAPMNPGEPITLGIRPEHLSQEENQIKFSFDTEVIERLGSSTYVFGQCCGIDNFKFLCQGDCTFKSNTTLALYTSADQIHLFDKEGQALVEKKFSKVG; this is translated from the coding sequence ATGGCTTCTATCAATCTTGCTGAACTCACCAAACGTTTTGGTGATACAGAGACTATTCATAACGTAAACCTTGCGATTGAAAACGGTGAATTTGTGGTGTTTGTCGGCCCTTCTGGCTGCGGCAAATCGACCCTACTAAGAATGATTGCTGGTCTGGAAGATATCAGCAGCGGCGAACTGAAAATCAACGGCCAAGTGATGAACGATGTTCCCCCTTCACAGCGTGGTGTCGCAATGGTGTTTCAGTCCTATGCGCTTTATCCGCACATGTCGGTGAAAGACAACATGGGCTACTCGCTCAAAGTAAAAAAAATGCCTAAAGCCGAGATCGACAAAAAGGTAGCACTGGTAGCTAAAGCGCTGCAACTTGAAGCCCTACTCGATAGAAAACCCGCGCAACTTTCTGGTGGTCAGCGCCAACGTGTCGCTATTGGCCGCGCCATCATTCGCGATCCTGAAGTATTTTTGTTCGATGAACCGCTCTCCAACCTAGATGCAGAGCTGCGCGTTGAAATGCGTCTGCACATTGCGAAACTGCACAATGATTTGAAAGCCACTATGGTTTACGTTACTCACGACCAAGTTGAGGCGATGACCTTAGCGGATAAAATCGTGGTATTACGCGATGGACGCATTGAACAAGTGGGTTCGCCAATGGAGCTTTACTATCATCCACAAAACCTGTTTGTCGCTGGTTTTATTGGCTCTCCCAAAATGAACTTCATTAACGCGAAATGTGTTAGTTGGCATGAAGATGCGCTGGTGCTCGATACCGGATTTGGCAATGCCCACATGACCTTACCGATTCACGTTGCACCAATGAACCCAGGTGAACCCATCACCCTAGGTATTCGTCCCGAGCATCTATCGCAAGAAGAGAATCAGATTAAGTTCTCGTTTGATACCGAAGTGATTGAACGCCTAGGCAGCAGTACGTATGTGTTTGGCCAGTGTTGCGGCATCGATAACTTTAAGTTCCTTTGCCAAGGGGATTGCACCTTTAAATCCAATACCACATTGGCACTTTATACCTCAGCCGATCAAATCCATCTCTTTGATAAAGAGGGTCAAGCTTTGGTGGAGAAAAAATTTAGTAAAGTTGGCTAA
- a CDS encoding LysR family transcriptional regulator, which translates to MDELKAFLVIARHGSLTKAAAELGVTPSALSHTLKMLEERLGVRLFARTTRSVSPTEAGTQLIDDLTPLFEKVDDAILRLNELKDKPAGNIRITAADDAIQYILQPKLPRFLSRYPEVNIEISVDYTLTDIVKDRFDAGIRLGEDLNNDMIAVKISPDWRQVVVASPQYLRNHSAPKKPEDLLSHNCINIRYSDKSGLYAWEFQKGDKKLNLKVKGQYTANSNPHVLAAALDGIGIAYLPEYYVEEYLQQGKLVAFLLDWCPYFDGYYLYYPHRRQDSPAFHALVNTLRYQGK; encoded by the coding sequence TTGGATGAATTAAAAGCATTTCTTGTGATTGCACGTCACGGCAGCTTAACCAAAGCCGCTGCCGAACTCGGAGTTACCCCATCGGCTTTAAGCCATACACTGAAAATGCTAGAAGAGCGGTTAGGGGTGAGGCTATTTGCTCGAACCACTCGAAGCGTCTCGCCAACCGAGGCGGGGACGCAGCTCATTGACGACTTAACACCTTTGTTTGAGAAGGTCGATGATGCCATTCTAAGGCTCAATGAACTCAAAGATAAACCTGCGGGCAATATTCGCATCACCGCTGCAGATGATGCTATACAGTATATTCTCCAGCCTAAGTTGCCTCGTTTTTTAAGCCGATATCCCGAGGTTAACATTGAGATTTCAGTGGATTACACCCTGACCGATATTGTGAAAGATCGCTTCGATGCGGGCATTAGGTTAGGTGAAGACCTCAATAATGACATGATTGCTGTAAAAATCAGCCCAGATTGGCGACAGGTTGTGGTGGCTTCTCCGCAGTATCTACGTAACCACAGTGCACCTAAAAAACCAGAAGATTTGCTAAGTCATAACTGCATTAATATTCGCTACTCAGATAAAAGTGGTTTATACGCATGGGAATTTCAAAAAGGGGATAAGAAGCTTAATTTAAAAGTGAAAGGTCAATACACTGCGAACAGCAATCCGCATGTTCTCGCTGCGGCTTTAGATGGGATAGGGATTGCCTATTTGCCAGAGTATTATGTCGAGGAGTACTTACAGCAAGGAAAACTGGTCGCTTTTCTGCTCGACTGGTGTCCTTATTTTGATGGTTACTATTTATATTATCCACACCGCAGGCAGGATTCTCCGGCTTTTCATGCATTGGTAAACACACTTCGTTATCAGGGAAAGTAA